The DNA region TTATTTGACACAGCAAGTACAAAGGTAGGTTAAGCAAGGTTTTTAGTCACCATGTTTCATGCTTATCTTCTTAAGTTTTCTAGAAAACATGACTTTCATTTTGGAGAACTGGAAGAATACATCAGGACTAAATTTaggcatttttcaaaaatatttgtttttttagttatatttggacacaaaacctttattttatgtggtgctgaggatcaaacccagggcctcacacatgctaggtgagcgctctaccactgagcccaacccCAACCCAAATTTAggcatttttattaacatttctaATAGATTTGCTAGAGATCATCCCTTAGAATGTGAATATACTTTCCAGTCCACAATACCCTAGGTGACTAATGTATTTGGTCACTGGAGCCTTTGTCTCTTAGTAGGTCAGTATATACTTCACTGAGCACTGTACTGATGTTTTCTCAGCAGTCTAAGGATTTGTAGGAAACTTTGCAATTTATTCCAgttagatgaaattaaaacatgtggaacaaatttttttaaaatattgaattctaCAGActttcagagaagaaagaagttgGTCTGTGCTTGAATAGTCAGATTTCACAGGGGACTGTTATTTTAGCTAAGTAATGATGTTTATTGGTAGAGGCAATGAAGCACTAGAAGCACTTCAAtgtattttatggttttatttattactGGAAGCACCGAAAGCCAGATATTAGATAACTTATCCAAGGCCTACACCCAAGAAATAGCAGAGATAGGATTCAAATCCATTGTGGCCCCCATtgcaattaatttttcttttcagatctAATAGAATAACTTTCTCTGAGGTACTCCGAGAGCTTTTCAGATCACTATCAGAAGTTCAACTTTTGTTCAGCCGGAGAAGCAGGTAGAATccttattagaataaaaattcagGAAGGATAATAGAGTCATGAGACCTAGATTCACTAGTATGATGACTAGTGCATTCAGTTAAATCAACTTTAGAGTTCTGTGCTCTCTCtctaagattatttatttagtcTTTCCTGTAGTCAGGTCTCACTCTTTGGGGACCTCCTCAATGTGATTATCATggtccttgttttttcttttttacctgtAGCTATCTATACTGCAGTCcatgttatttcttccttccttccttcctattcaATGCTAAAACCTAGGCAATCTGGAATAGTCTATAAAGGAAGGGACAAGTGTATAATTTGAATGGCTATTGACCATTTTAAAGGAAGAGGCATGTTTTGATCACTCCTTTTATATAGTACTACATGCACCACCACCTTACTTATCAAACCAGTTCTGCCAGGTATGgtagggcacacctgtaatcccagcagcttgggaagctgaggcaggaggatcaagttcaaagctaggctcagcaacttagcaaggccctaccaaatttagtgagaccctgtctctaaataataaaaaggactagggatgttgctcagtggtgtccctggttttaatccccagtaccacccccgccccccaaccAAAACCAGTCCTGACTTAAAACTGGCCAAGTACTCTTATTCCTatcttacagaaaggaaagtggaAGTCTGGAGAAGTTTGATAATTTGTCTTCAATCTCACAGCTCTTCCTGGACAAAAACTCCAGTAATCTACCTTAATTCACTGCCTTCAGCACTAGACCATATTGTCATTCAAGGGGAGCCTGAAAATCTGTCTTGTGCTTTATTGATCAAGGATGGCTATAGAATGCTTAAACTGCATTTCTTGTCTATGCCAAACTCAACTTTGTTTCTGGGCAGCTTCCCAGCCACAATCTCATCAGTCATATTCCTGCAGTTGAGATAGAACAGGTAGCTGATGTAAGCAGAGCCCAAGGACAAAGAAAGGCAAAAACAAATCATTGAAAGTTATTTGAATGCCATGCTAACACAGATAATATGCAAATAACTTGTCTTATGCAGTGGTGGACATGAAGTCTTAAATTGGATTGGCTTATTACTTTAATGACTTTAACAACTTTTTGACTTTTCAGGTTTCAGGCACATATAAGCAAAAACAGCTATAGTGCTTTCTTCTTAAAATTGATTCTTTTAGTAGAATCCATTTGGATATAATTATACAAGATGGAATAAATCTTATTAGGACTCCATTCTTGATGTACACATGGTAGGATTCACTGTGGTTTCcctatatgtacataagaaaactatgtcagattcattccactgtctttcctttttctaccctcccttccttccctccattccccattgtctaatctactgaacttctattcctcTCTACCCCTTTTTTGTGGTTTtgcttctacatatcagagaaaacattcaacctttggggactggcttatttcacttagcatgatagtctccaaatccatccatttactggcaaatgtcatagttattcctctttatggctgagtaatactccatttgtgtgtgtgtgtgtgtgtggtgtgtgtgcgcacacgcgctgatggggaatcaaacccagagttAGACAAGTGCACTGTACCAGCTACTCCCCTAGCCctgatttatagtttttaatcCATAAAAAGTTAATGTAGGCCAGATacaatggtgcacacctctaaCCCAGCaactttggaaactgaggcaggaggattggaagttcaaagccagcttcagcaaatttagtgaggccctaagcaacttggtgagaccctgtctcaaaatagaaaataaaaaaggctggggatgtggctcagtggtaagtgcccctgggttcaatccctgggaccctcccccctgccaaaaaaaaaaaaaagttaacataaCTGATTCTTTGTAAGTTAAAATTGGATCTCCCAGGTGGACACCTGAAGAGGTAGTAAGCAACATTTTTGATTTGTTACACATAGATCATTTAACTAGATTTCACTCACTGAACAAACATTTGAGGTCCTATTCTGGGCCAGGGTTAATGGATCAAATGACATGAATTTTGGGGACAGGAAATACATCTATCATGCTGCCAGTCCTCAAAGTTTTATATTTCTCATATCTAATCCACTCAAGGTTAATCTTTGGGGACAACAACCCAGGAAACTTGTTTTACCTTAACCCAGTCCAGGCCCTGACTTTGCCCTGAGGACAGAGTGTAAGCTGTGTTGgctcagaatattttttattgataatGATAGCAAAGCAGAAGGCCTTGAAGATAATATTTGTCCTTTGCAGCCTAGCAATCGGAACCATTAGTGGTCACACCCGGCACTGCCCAGACCTTTGTGTCATCTGGGTTGATGCCCATGCTGACATCAATACACCCCTCACCACTTCATCAGGAAACCTCCATGGACAGCCAGTTGCATTTCTTCTCAGAGAACTACAAGACAAGGTTAGTGGGACAGAATGAGAAGGTAAATGGCTTACAGGGTTATTCCTGGGGCTTTGGAGGTTTTGTTCAATAAGACTAGAGTGAAGGATGGGTTCCATGAGGCTTACCAACCTTTCATTTGTTCACTAAAtactactgtgtgccagacagtCTGCTAGATGCTAGGATCTAGAGATGACTAGGACATGGTCCCTGCTCTCAGGGTGCTTATAATTCTCTAAGAAAGTAAGGTGGTAGTAACTAGTGATGGACAGTCTCATAGCCTGAGGACTCCTTGGTTAGAGGCTCCCAGGCCACACCCTCAGATAAGCGACGCTATGCTTACCTCTGGGTAATATTTTCCTAAGCTATAGAGAAGACATGGGAGGCACATTAATGCCAAGACAGTCATAAACTAGTATCTGTATATCCCTCCCCCTTAGCGAGAAACTAGGTTAAACCAGAATAGTACAAAGATTATTCATTAGACAGAATTTGTTTGGTTGTTGGCAACTTGAGGTGGCAATTGAGTTATACTTTAAGAACCAATCTGTAAACAGTTTAGCAATGTGCAAAGGAACCAAAAGGGCAAATCAGTGTAGTCCTACTGTTTAGACTAGTTAATGGTAAACCAAgaccattttgagaaaattttttttcattctccttGAGAAAGCTGTATTGTTTTTCTGTTCCCCTTCTGAAACATTTCCATTCTTGTGAAGTTTATTTCCTAGATCAAGTGTCTTGTGTTGTTTTAAACATATCCTGTGGACAGGAGGAAAAAGTGATTACACACTTTTGGAAACACATGGTGATTATCTTGGTGAGACAAAGAATTCTTAATTAATCCTATAATCTTGTTCACTCCTCTTTTCATAGGTACCACAACTCCCAGGATTTTCCTGGATCAAACCTTGTATCTCTTCCCCAAGTATTGTGTATATTGGCCTAAGAGATGTGGACCCTCCTGAACAGTAAGTTTAAGCTTTGGGCCTGTGCTGGCTATTTATGTTCCTCTTAAAGGTTGACGCTTGATGTAATCTGTTGTAGGTCAATACAAGGGAAAACCCCCTAATATACATGCTAAagaacttggattttttttttggtgtgtgtgtgtgtggtacaggggattgaacccaggggtggtttgtcactgagctacatacccaaccctttttattttttgagacaaggtcttgcaaaattgctgaggcctcctgagtcacttaaaaatagcttttaaactaaggattcctttctttctttctcaccagctttattttaaagaactatGATATTCAGTATTTTTCCATGAGAGATATTGATCGACTTGGTATTCAGAAGGTCATGGAACAGACATTTGATCTGCTGATTGGCAAGTAAGTAACTACAATGTATGTCTACTTCTAGATCCCAGAGAGGGACAGAGCAAACTCTCAATGGGTGTCACACCTTAGCCTGTCTGTTTAGCATAGaaactttacttttaaaataaaacaaatgatgtacatataaaaatttcagaaaggtATCACATGAAACATCTAGTCATATTCTTTTTCTGGGGTTGGGAGGGAATTTCCTTTAAGTCATTGCCCAGATCTCCTGTTTCTTGTGAATTTCTCACGGGAACTTAagtactgagtcacatccccagccatttttgtattttatttaaaaacagggtcttactgagttgcttagcaccttgctaaattgctgaggctggctttgaactctcgatcatactgcctcagcctcctgagccgctggaattacagggcaGGCACTATTGTGCCCGGCTTTATCTCCATTTAATGTTTATCTTTTGAGATGTGAGGCATTCCTTGTTCCAACAGTCCCATTCTTCACAGCCTCATTATTATTGCTTCATCTGAGTCTAATATTAAGCAAATCTTGGTAATATAGAAATATGGCagataaatgataataatatgcTAACTTAAAGGAGCATTTTCCCAATCCTGAGTTTTTACTTCAGGGTGCTGTATGTTAGATTTCAGCCATTGGACACATGTACTCAAGTTGGAATTGGAAGATGTTAAGTTTGTAGACATAAAATTAGTATTAAGTTCAGCTGCTGTTAGAGAATAAAGGCAACTATAACTCAGATCATGCTAACTTAAATTAGTATATCAGAGCCCAGTGTCATGTGAAAGTGAAGAATTCCCTCTAATGACAGTAACGAACGAGGCTCTAATGCCCAGGGTACACCAGAAATACAATCGGCAGTTAATCTGTCTAAAATACGTAGAACAAACACCAATAACATGAAGTAGTGTAGGAATCTAATATACTTTTAGTaactttcaggaagaaaaaaacctGGAAATTTGCTATATTTAACAAAGTACCAggaccaaaaaacaacaaaatcaaggAGCTACAGTAACAGGAAGAATGAATGAGTCTACAAGCACAACTAAATATGTATTCTGTGGTCCTCTTCCTTTCCAGGAGACAAAGGCCAATCCATCTGAGTTTTGATATTGATGCATTTGACCCTACACTGGCTCCAGCCACAGGAACCCCTGTTGTGGGGGGATTAACCTATAGAGAAGGCATGTATATTACTGAGGAAATACACAATACAGGTATGTAGACACCAGGTCAGTAGCCTGTTAAGTATATATGCAATTATGCAGAATCTCCTCCCTGAAGGGGatctttgtttaaatttttttttttttgatactggggattgaacccaggggcattctatcaCAGaactacaatctcagcccctttTAGTGTTTGAGACTGGAtcttcttgctaagttgctgaggctggcctggaacttgtgattcttctgcctcagcctcccaagtcactgggattacaggtatgtgttaTCATACCAGGCTGTTCtgctgaaaagaaattttttggggtactgggaatataacccagggcacttagccactgagcacatccacaaccctttttattttatattttgaaatagcatctcgctaagttgcttagagtcttgctagtttgcaaaggctggctttgaacttgggatcctcctgcctcagcctcctgagttgctgggagtaGTTATTTGCCACCAGGCCCTGccctaaaaaatgttttatttgtatattatagttatacaaaatAATGGGGTTCGTTTTGACATAATTGTAGctgcatagaatataatttgctccatttcagtccccagtatttcctgtTTCCCTCCCCCTTGCTTAAATTTCTGTACCTAAAAAGTATAGGATTCAGCCCTCCGTACTACAAAAAAAGAGGGTTGGTTCTCTGGGAGTCAGGAATTTGGAGTCAAAGCAGATCTCTTAAAGATATTGTAAGTTGGGACAAGTCCTTTTTATCAAAGAGGTTGTTTGATAGGAGTTTTAATAAGTAGGATACAGTTGGATAAATCACTgacaaaattaacataaattctAGATTATCAAAAGTAACTTTTCCAAAACTCAAACTTGTTTtgcagttttcatttttgtaaaaaagcttctagttttaaattcatttgaaatgacCTTCCCTTCCAAAATTTAAACACTTACCATGTGGTACTACTTCAGTAACCATTTCATGAAACAGGTATAAAGAAGCATAGAGACCCCAGATTCAAAGGTCTAAGGCTGTAGGGAACCCTGGAATAGGAGATAGAAATGGGCATTGAACCCATAGAACCTGCTAGAACCTTAGGAAAGCACTTTTAGATCTAAGAGTAGCAAGACAGTTTCATTCTCAGACCTTAGATATTACCTTAGGTTAGTGGACAGAGAACCCAAGAGTTCAATCCTCCATTTAGCTTTCCAATGTCACCAGTCAGAGGAGGGCTTAATAACTTGCAGCACCTAGATGTGGCATGGTCCTTGCCTTGTGCCACCTTTTCTCTGTTGCAGTATTTATTCCAAAAGACACTCATGATGTTGTCCATTAGATACATCAAACAGTTTTCTTTAATTTGCAGGATGGCAGTAGTCAGGAAACATAGGTAATAGTAGCACACACTCTCTGATTATTACTTTTGGGATAGGTTCAGGGTGCAGGTTTAGCCCGTATAAATCAGTGACATAAACCGTCAGAGACACAGGTCATATGGACAAAATGATGGAAATGCTATGGTAACATGCCTGGTCATTGCAGTTTTCCACACTGCAATCAGCTATGTTCTACTAAAACAACACACTGAACAGATACAATGACACTAAGTATCATGTACTATAACATAATATCAATAAGCCATTAGGTGTATACACCCATGATTTTAGTCTTTATAGTCACACCAAATATTCTTAGATACTGTATTCCTGAATACTAGTTTATTCAGATGACTCTCAAAGAGGTAGATTAACTTTAACCAGATTAATCAATTAAGGAGTTAGTTCTAGAGAAGTTGGCTATgtagagggggagggaagaagatcTGGATAggttcttcccttcccctccaggcCAAAGAACAGTGCTGAGGACTTGGGCAAAAGTTCTCAAACCCTCACAGAAGGCAACATATGACTGTATCTTCCCATGAAAAAGTGTAAGATGCTGGGCCAGTCTGCTGGGAGATATAAAAAATGTATCAGATGTAGAACTTTCCTCAGAACTCAAGCATGAAGGGATAAGAATATACATTTTAGGGCACGTGGTATAGTGCCTTAAGGGAtacaaatggggctggggatgtagctcagtggcacagtgtgTGCGTAGCATGCAgaaggtcctgagtttgatccccagcaccccccaaaacaataacaaaaacagataAAGCATTAGAAAGCCTGATAGCTAGGCCTATTATGTTAGCTGAATAGGGATGAATTATTTGATTACCTTAAAGGTTTCTTTCAGTACTTCAGCTTATAGTGTTTTAACTTGAATTGATGGGTAAGAGAATAAGGTGCAAGGGGCTTTCTTACAATAGATAATTTTATAGTGAAAAGCGCTCCTGTTTTTACCTTGGCTTGTCCTCCTTGTCCAAGTGGGACAACTCTCACTAAAAGTACCAGCTAGGCGATTTTCTGAGATTTTGATACTTATTCTTCCAGGGTTGCTGTCAGCATTGGATCTTGTTGAAGTCAATCCTCGGTTGGCCACTTCAGATGAAGAGGCAAAGGCTACAGCTAGCCTGGCAGTGGATGTGATTGCTTCAAGTTTTGGTCAGACAAGGGAAGGAGGACACATTGTCTATGACCAACTTCCTACTCCTAGTTCACCAGATGAATCAGAAAATGAAGAACGTGTGAGAATTTAGGAAACACTGTGCACTGGCACATTTCACGATGGGCATTCCAGATTTGCAAAGCATTCAAGGGGACAGATACTAAATGGTTGGCTGGATTGATACTGCCTTAATAAGAACATCAATACACTTTCACGATTGTAAAGTTTCCCCTCTCCATTTTGGTGACCAATAATACTactgtaaatgtattttttttttaaattcacaaggTATTGATATATTACAGTACTATGTAAATTTGCAGAAGTCATAAACTGCATTTATTACCTTGGTATATCATATTGGTCTTGTCATTGTTCCTTCACATCTATGTGGTTTTTCTGGCTGCTGTTCCTCCTCCCAGTCTGGCTACACAGTGCATCCTGGAACTGTTAGCCCACAGCAGCAACATGCTTATTCCACTCCCTAATAACATTTGTCCGCAGGGTCAAGGTTCTGATCCACAAACCTTTCCCTATAGCAATTTCAATGCTTGCGAAAGAATTTGTAATAAACCAGGCCTCCCAGGATAGCTAGCTCCAGTAAGATGATAATGGAAAGCAGCAGCTTGTTGGTTGTCACTCTACAAAGAGAAGCAGAACAAGTAGTAGTCAATAGTCTGGACAggttatttcttacagttcttcaTTCTTTGGAGTTTGTCTCAGGGCCAAGGCTAAGATACTCTGAGGGCAGATGAAATTTTTGTCTGAATACAGAGCCACTTAGCAATAAGTACTCATAAGGTTCTTTGGCTTGGAAGTGGCAACTCTGAAGGTTCTTTAGCTGTAATTTAGAGATAAAACTGTCTACCTCACAGAAATGTGGAAAATTAGGACTATAAATACCAAAGCATAAAGATAGTTTCTTGGTTCTAAAATGTCTTCAAATCACATTTCAAATAGCAGTAATACAATACCACTCACTATCTAGCCACATAGCACCACATTGGTTAAATACCACAGCTATGAGTGTAGGCTGGGTGAAGGGTTTGGGACAGATCCTCCTGTGTCAAAGTCCAATTCATGGATGGGTTTTGCTTTTAGGAAAAGTAACTAGAACCCTGGGTACTGCCTTTCAGTCTTCCTTTTTTACTTTGTTCCTATTTCTTCTGCTCTGCTCCCCTAACCTAATGggtatcttttattattattattatttttttaaagtactatttTTTGTTTACAcagagttcaatctctggttttcATGTTCACTCTTAGGTTTCTCCTTAGTCCACAAGGAATTTCCTATTGTTTAGGGAAAACTCTACGCTTCCTGCTAGTTTCATGAACAGGCTGTCATTTTGTTTCATGCTAGGCCATATGTGCCCAAGGTCATGCACTTATCCCCAATTTCAGCCTCAATGGCAATACTTCCCTTCagtccttgttttgtttttaaaatctactcttgCTAACATGACAGGACTCCCAAAAGAGCCTCATTTACATGAAGGGCAAGCAAAGCCAAAAGCCAGAACTAAgcaataacacttttttttttttttgtaccagggattgaactcaagggcagtcaaacactaagccacatccccatatccccctattttgtattttatttagagacagggtctcccttcattacttagtgcctcactttggctgaggctggctttgaactcaagatcctcctgtctcagtctcctgagcagctgggattacaagcgtgcgcCAACTTGCCTGGCCATGAAAACTTTTCTAATCaagtttttacaaatatatttcaataaatataaagctcTATCATTCCCATGTGTCTTCTTGCAGAAATATAAAGCTGAGATTAAACATTCTTTCAGTGGACAAATTTTCAAGTGCTGCAAATCGGAGCAATACATAATTTTAACAAAGGATTTTATCCTGgaatattttactataaaaacTATATTCCTTACTTTATTTCTCTATCTGCTGGGTAGTACTGAGTACAGGGGGACTATATGGAATAAAGCACTAAGGTGATTTATTAGGACTCTGCCAATGTTTTAAGCTTTCTTGAAGACATTAAGAGTTAAAAGAAATTTTGTGACTTTTTGAAACTTACTTTCTGGACATCGAACGGAGAATCTTTCGACTTTTGCTCAAGTTTTCACTTGTATTTACCAGCTGAGAAGAGAAAATACCAATTATTTCTCCCTTCTTTCAAGAGTACATACTGTATAGAATTTGAACATTCCTAAATTAATAGTGGGCATTAAGAGGTCTATGTTCAAAAAGGCCTAGAAATCAAACTAATTTAAATTATGGCCTCTGAGTACAAGTAGCAGAATCTGGAAAGGAAAAGGTACTTTGGTATTCATCAAGGAGATGTGGGAATTATTATATCCCAAGATTGCTGTGGGGTTGTAGACTTTTGGCTGGGACTACTTTCACTTTGGCTACTCAAAACAGGAAAGGATTTGATATACCCAGCCAGTGACTATGTAGCAACTTAAGATTT from Ictidomys tridecemlineatus isolate mIctTri1 chromosome 5, mIctTri1.hap1, whole genome shotgun sequence includes:
- the Arg2 gene encoding arginase-2, mitochondrial isoform X2, with the protein product MSLRGSFSRLLRTQMHSVLKKSVHSVAVIGAPFSQGQKRKGVEYGPAAVREAGLLKRLSALGCRLKDFGDLSFTPVPKDDLYNNLIVNPRSVGLANQELAEVVSRAVSGGYSCVTVGGDHRSNRITFSEVLRELFRSLSEVQLLFSRRSSLAIGTISGHTRHCPDLCVIWVDAHADINTPLTTSSGNLHGQPVAFLLRELQDKVPQLPGFSWIKPCISSPSIVYIGLRDVDPPEHFILKNYDIQYFSMRDIDRLGIQKVMEQTFDLLIGKRQRPIHLSFDIDAFDPTLAPATGTPVVGGLTYREGMYITEEIHNTGLLSALDLVEVNPRLATSDEEAKATASLAVDVIASSFGQTREGGHIVYDQLPTPSSPDESENEERVRI
- the Arg2 gene encoding arginase-2, mitochondrial isoform X4, yielding MSLRGSFSRLLRTQMHSVLKKSVHSVAVIGAPFSQGQKRKGVEYGPAAVREAGLLKRLSALGCRLKDFGDLSFTPVPKDDLYNNLIVNPRSVGLANQELAEVVSRAVSGGYSCVTVGGDHSLAIGTISGHTRHCPDLCVIWVDAHADINTPLTTSSGNLHGQPVAFLLRELQDKVPQLPGFSWIKPCISSPSIVYIGLRDVDPPEHFILKNYDIQYFSMRDIDRLGIQKVMEQTFDLLIGKRQRPIHLSFDIDAFDPTLAPATGTPVVGGLTYREGMYITEEIHNTGLLSALDLVEVNPRLATSDEEAKATASLAVDVIASSFGQTREGGHIVYDQLPTPSSPDESENEERVRI
- the Arg2 gene encoding arginase-2, mitochondrial isoform X3 — translated: MEGRKGGRGFLLPQLLSRWDYRHAPHARPCFSFNCTQHFPLQLFAEEGETRHNARWKIDGEEKRKGVEYGPAAVREAGLLKRLSALGCRLKDFGDLSFTPVPKDDLYNNLIVNPRSVGLANQELAEVVSRAVSGGYSCVTVGGDHSLAIGTISGHTRHCPDLCVIWVDAHADINTPLTTSSGNLHGQPVAFLLRELQDKVPQLPGFSWIKPCISSPSIVYIGLRDVDPPEHFILKNYDIQYFSMRDIDRLGIQKVMEQTFDLLIGKRQRPIHLSFDIDAFDPTLAPATGTPVVGGLTYREGMYITEEIHNTGLLSALDLVEVNPRLATSDEEAKATASLAVDVIASSFGQTREGGHIVYDQLPTPSSPDESENEERVRI
- the Arg2 gene encoding arginase-2, mitochondrial isoform X1, with amino-acid sequence MEGRKGGRGFLLPQLLSRWDYRHAPHARPCFSFNCTQHFPLQLFAEEGETRHNARWKIDGEEKRKGVEYGPAAVREAGLLKRLSALGCRLKDFGDLSFTPVPKDDLYNNLIVNPRSVGLANQELAEVVSRAVSGGYSCVTVGGDHRSNRITFSEVLRELFRSLSEVQLLFSRRSSLAIGTISGHTRHCPDLCVIWVDAHADINTPLTTSSGNLHGQPVAFLLRELQDKVPQLPGFSWIKPCISSPSIVYIGLRDVDPPEHFILKNYDIQYFSMRDIDRLGIQKVMEQTFDLLIGKRQRPIHLSFDIDAFDPTLAPATGTPVVGGLTYREGMYITEEIHNTGLLSALDLVEVNPRLATSDEEAKATASLAVDVIASSFGQTREGGHIVYDQLPTPSSPDESENEERVRI